From one Leptospira licerasiae serovar Varillal str. VAR 010 genomic stretch:
- a CDS encoding LIC11270 family surface protein has product MISKTNHLLYLSSILLAFVSDCKVGHWEGNATDNPVISTLFNSRMLLLMKGTYATDSPLEFSEYNNGTGDVYEDPSGDPTFNTAGLPKMANLPIYIDIGEIRISSKYQDGLNNLSQIRTVAAAKAFWDNVAPNREVYCTQPYTLNANTCRSLNGEFKMVQFLNGEGAEFPSNDPTSGTNSGLASQYYYTGTYIRSLVTGWGNSPGVDLTKVTFFDNYGVYGFNIVPRLAYAAGATDKSGYPLVFPLLYSVQPGEADMDFKPGFEPYIFEVRMNLKENLMLHSIKAADGSTAATLISISDWKVNHQGQTDMGGGILSRSRTIYPSGASSLAITGGSGNLTHYFAVFRENETNVTSKLPLAATPARSGTVKMKYINPGTHKLYCLADTGNLDGFPDTIVGTPLTFSVPENGNMSTISLSYSCP; this is encoded by the coding sequence ATGATTTCCAAAACGAATCATCTTTTATACCTTTCTTCTATTTTGCTAGCATTCGTTTCAGATTGTAAGGTAGGACATTGGGAAGGAAACGCCACCGATAACCCGGTAATCAGTACTCTTTTTAATAGCCGGATGTTGCTCCTAATGAAAGGTACGTATGCGACCGACAGTCCTCTTGAATTTTCAGAATACAATAACGGAACTGGAGATGTATACGAGGATCCATCCGGCGATCCTACTTTCAATACAGCCGGTCTTCCTAAGATGGCCAATCTTCCCATTTATATCGATATAGGTGAGATACGTATTTCTTCCAAATACCAAGACGGTCTAAACAATCTTTCTCAGATCAGGACGGTTGCAGCTGCTAAAGCTTTCTGGGATAACGTCGCTCCAAATAGAGAGGTATATTGCACCCAGCCCTATACATTGAATGCAAATACATGCCGATCCCTGAACGGCGAATTCAAAATGGTCCAATTCTTAAACGGAGAAGGAGCCGAATTCCCTTCTAACGATCCTACTTCCGGAACAAACAGCGGACTTGCGAGCCAATACTATTATACCGGAACTTATATCCGTTCCTTAGTTACAGGTTGGGGAAATTCCCCAGGCGTAGACCTAACAAAAGTAACCTTCTTTGATAACTATGGAGTTTATGGATTTAATATAGTTCCAAGACTTGCATATGCTGCCGGAGCAACAGACAAATCGGGTTATCCTTTAGTATTCCCACTCCTCTACTCTGTACAACCCGGAGAAGCGGATATGGACTTTAAACCCGGATTCGAGCCTTATATTTTCGAAGTAAGAATGAACCTTAAGGAAAACTTAATGTTGCATTCCATCAAGGCTGCTGACGGAAGTACCGCAGCCACTCTCATTTCTATCAGCGATTGGAAAGTAAATCACCAAGGCCAAACCGATATGGGAGGGGGGATATTATCCAGATCCAGGACAATTTATCCGAGCGGGGCTTCTTCTCTAGCAATCACAGGCGGTTCCGGAAATCTAACTCATTACTTTGCGGTTTTCAGAGAAAATGAAACAAATGTCACGAGTAAACTTCCTTTGGCCGCAACTCCTGCAAGAAGCGGCACGGTAAAGATGAAATACATCAACCCTGGAACTCATAAATTATACTGTCTGGCTGATACAGGAAACCTGGACGGTTTTCCTGATACGATCGTAGGGACTCCACTCACATTTTCCGTTCCGGAGAACGGAAACATGAGTACGATCTCTTTATCTTATTCTTGTCCTTAA
- a CDS encoding acetyl-CoA carboxylase biotin carboxyl carrier protein subunit: MNRLFRLQWKEKEYVIDLGDSSSRLFGPEKKWESLLTHYSWTGEEDGSYSLPDGSVALLRSGKLFIHTKGKTFQFAIKGREASDAQSASLEIKSPMPGKIIKVEVKSGDSVKKGQTLAVVEAMKMEHALKAGTDAKVQEVLAEPGDIVSQDQLLIKLAE; the protein is encoded by the coding sequence TTGAACCGATTATTCCGACTCCAATGGAAAGAAAAAGAATACGTAATAGATCTGGGAGATTCCTCTTCTAGATTATTCGGTCCTGAAAAGAAATGGGAATCACTTCTTACTCATTATTCTTGGACTGGGGAAGAAGACGGCTCTTATTCCCTACCTGATGGGAGTGTCGCATTACTTAGAAGTGGTAAACTTTTCATTCATACTAAAGGAAAAACCTTCCAGTTTGCGATCAAAGGGAGGGAAGCTTCGGATGCTCAATCGGCTTCTTTAGAGATCAAAAGTCCTATGCCTGGAAAGATCATCAAGGTAGAAGTGAAGTCAGGTGACTCCGTAAAAAAAGGACAGACCCTTGCGGTAGTAGAAGCAATGAAGATGGAGCACGCCTTAAAGGCCGGGACGGATGCTAAGGTGCAAGAAGTACTTGCGGAGCCAGGCGATATCGTTTCCCAAGATCAGTTGTTGATCAAATTAGCCGAATAA
- a CDS encoding adenosine kinase: MRHYDVFGIGNALVDILIPTEDSFLQKMGWNKGIMTLVDAEVQGGVLTSLDGHKKELRSGGSAANTMIALANSGGTGTYTGKVSEDTYGEFYKQDMEKAGILFEVPPSKDGHTGTCVILTTPDAERTMLTHLGISSTLTKQDLDLDKLKASSYSYVEGYLWDGPSTKEACLLAMEESKKAGVKVAFTFSDPFCVNRSREDFLKLTKEYCDLIFCNAEEAKALAATESKEDALKFISSLCKNVMMTDSANGAFVSVDGTISHVGGFPAQNLLDTTGAGDCFAAGVLYGLTHGFSQENAARWGNYVASRIVQEIGPRLSVRLMGRQKEILGKEALS, encoded by the coding sequence ATGAGACATTACGACGTATTCGGAATAGGGAACGCACTTGTGGATATTCTTATCCCTACCGAAGATTCTTTTTTACAAAAAATGGGTTGGAATAAAGGGATTATGACCCTGGTGGACGCGGAAGTGCAGGGTGGGGTCCTTACTTCCTTAGACGGACATAAGAAAGAATTAAGATCAGGTGGAAGTGCCGCAAATACGATGATCGCCCTCGCAAATTCCGGAGGAACCGGAACATATACCGGAAAAGTAAGCGAGGATACTTACGGAGAATTTTACAAACAAGACATGGAGAAGGCCGGGATCTTATTCGAAGTTCCTCCTTCCAAAGACGGACATACCGGAACCTGCGTGATCCTTACGACTCCTGACGCGGAAAGAACAATGCTGACCCACTTGGGGATCTCTTCCACATTAACAAAGCAGGATTTGGATCTGGATAAATTGAAAGCCTCATCATATAGTTATGTGGAAGGATATCTTTGGGACGGACCTTCTACCAAGGAAGCTTGCCTTCTTGCCATGGAAGAATCCAAAAAGGCGGGGGTAAAAGTAGCTTTTACTTTTAGCGATCCGTTTTGCGTAAACCGCTCCAGAGAGGATTTTTTAAAACTTACTAAAGAATATTGTGATTTAATTTTTTGTAATGCGGAAGAGGCAAAAGCTTTGGCTGCCACCGAGTCCAAAGAAGATGCTTTAAAATTTATCTCTTCACTTTGTAAAAATGTTATGATGACTGATAGCGCGAACGGTGCATTCGTTTCCGTAGATGGAACGATCAGTCATGTGGGAGGGTTCCCGGCTCAGAATTTACTGGATACGACTGGAGCAGGAGATTGTTTTGCAGCAGGTGTGCTTTACGGACTTACCCACGGATTCTCTCAAGAGAATGCCGCAAGATGGGGAAATTACGTTGCATCCAGGATCGTACAGGAGATCGGACCTAGACTTTCTGTCAGACTTATGGGCAGACAGAAAGAGATCCTCGGAAAAGAGGCACTGAGTTAG
- a CDS encoding LIC11274 family protein, translating into MKKLLVFMIAMLVAPVLLHGEAVSMKSYKKRIELLTYLRAIEPVVKNYPGEVKSSANGQPQADGERLAKYKELKRLYQEGLLYFFEGNFVNSYRRFLESQLGMELLLEELSQAYVERTEEILKTAIEKKNPNNPMDRALVDISVEYGKTSYIRADIKENREAPFTRRMYNPREFHYVVNKYTIEKNMELGYQFLGEAKEARNNALKIEKHLEKHQKLQPEHRKHRIEMYLGAINLCRDARSNAMNIFKLKYPYDNYYLQRSDAKTEETRNEIGEVTPGEVVSVEGVTYDFSTNPLVRADNKMSPVFDKRIPDDYRRDAVDILGRVYDDEIDNKLYLRWDAETRKKLLGDKIPPGAQKRKQAAAASQPNK; encoded by the coding sequence ATGAAAAAACTTCTCGTTTTCATGATTGCGATGTTAGTCGCCCCAGTTCTATTACACGGCGAAGCCGTTTCTATGAAATCGTATAAGAAGAGAATAGAACTCTTAACTTATTTAAGAGCGATAGAGCCGGTCGTAAAAAATTATCCGGGAGAGGTAAAATCCTCCGCAAACGGGCAACCCCAGGCAGATGGGGAGAGGCTCGCGAAGTATAAAGAACTAAAAAGACTGTACCAAGAAGGTCTTTTGTATTTCTTCGAAGGAAACTTTGTAAATTCTTATCGTAGATTTTTGGAATCTCAGCTTGGAATGGAACTTCTTTTGGAAGAACTTTCACAAGCCTATGTGGAAAGAACGGAAGAGATCCTAAAAACTGCGATCGAAAAGAAAAATCCGAACAATCCTATGGATAGAGCTCTTGTGGATATTTCCGTGGAATACGGAAAAACCAGTTATATTCGTGCGGACATTAAGGAGAATAGAGAAGCTCCTTTTACTCGTAGGATGTATAACCCGAGAGAATTCCATTACGTGGTGAATAAATACACCATCGAAAAGAATATGGAATTAGGTTATCAATTCTTAGGAGAAGCGAAGGAAGCTAGGAATAACGCTCTTAAGATAGAAAAACATTTGGAGAAACATCAAAAACTCCAGCCTGAGCACAGAAAACATCGTATCGAAATGTATTTAGGAGCGATCAATCTTTGTAGGGACGCAAGATCCAATGCGATGAACATTTTCAAACTCAAGTATCCTTACGATAACTACTATCTACAAAGATCGGACGCTAAGACCGAAGAGACTCGTAACGAGATCGGAGAGGTCACTCCTGGAGAAGTTGTTTCCGTTGAAGGTGTAACTTACGACTTCTCTACGAATCCTCTTGTCCGCGCGGATAATAAAATGAGCCCCGTATTCGATAAAAGAATTCCGGACGATTATCGTAGAGACGCTGTGGATATTTTAGGAAGAGTTTACGACGACGAGATAGACAATAAACTATATCTTCGTTGGGATGCTGAGACTCGTAAAAAACTCCTGGGAGATAAAATCCCTCCGGGAGCTCAGAAGAGAAAACAAGCTGCTGCAGCAAGCCAGCCAAATAAATAA
- a CDS encoding lysophospholipid acyltransferase family protein, producing the protein MNPLKFMESRLGRFSPKYRKLVLRTYVVTLRLVLTVAFPSMIAGIFYAAIGRRERQYAAFLRGAKTWGPVVIRMTKTDLTIKNEMQIPEKGHMIFLNHVNEIDFPYDCLVVNKPYLANQVIKKTLVAYWWMKAMGSQVFETSKAATIAVSVRNLIKGLSTTSYIVYPEGHNSYSEIIQPMQKGMIKLAFENKIPVVLVLKSGITTYQTEPMFAKVGYKFIGRYEPWTHETWESFRDFLYETMSKEKIALDSEIGIVQEPVSTKSK; encoded by the coding sequence ATGAATCCACTCAAGTTTATGGAAAGCCGTTTGGGCAGGTTTTCCCCTAAGTATCGTAAATTGGTATTACGCACCTATGTCGTAACCTTAAGATTGGTACTTACGGTAGCATTTCCTTCTATGATCGCTGGAATTTTTTATGCTGCGATCGGGAGAAGAGAAAGACAATATGCGGCTTTTTTAAGAGGAGCAAAAACTTGGGGACCGGTCGTGATCCGTATGACCAAAACGGATCTGACGATAAAGAATGAGATGCAGATCCCTGAAAAGGGTCACATGATCTTCCTAAATCATGTAAACGAAATAGATTTTCCTTACGATTGTCTGGTAGTAAATAAGCCTTATTTAGCGAACCAAGTGATCAAAAAAACTTTAGTCGCTTATTGGTGGATGAAGGCGATGGGTTCTCAGGTTTTCGAAACTTCTAAGGCGGCAACCATAGCGGTTTCCGTTCGTAATCTGATCAAAGGTCTTTCCACTACTTCTTATATAGTTTATCCGGAAGGCCATAATTCTTATTCCGAAATTATCCAACCTATGCAAAAAGGTATGATCAAACTCGCATTTGAAAATAAGATCCCCGTAGTGTTGGTACTAAAATCCGGTATCACCACTTACCAAACAGAACCTATGTTTGCTAAAGTCGGGTATAAATTCATCGGAAGATACGAACCTTGGACTCACGAGACCTGGGAGAGTTTTAGGGATTTTTTATACGAAACCATGAGCAAGGAAAAGATTGCATTAGATTCCGAAATCGGAATTGTGCAGGAACCTGTCTCTACTAAATCCAAGTGA
- a CDS encoding acetyl-CoA carboxylase biotin carboxylase subunit, producing MIKRLLIANRGEISLRIQKTCKRLGIETVAVYSDADKDAPFVKAADFSFYLGESEPSKSYLVISNILKAIKETGADAVHPGYGFLSEKAEFARELSKAKISFLGPKAETVDLMGDKIRSRAAMEKAGVPVVPGYEGDSQEHSILLKEAERIGFPIMIKASAGGGGKGMKRVFSKEEFLPALESAQREAGNAFGDSRVFLEKYIVNPRHIEVQVFGDTSGKVIHLFERECSIQRRHQKVVEESPAPNLPSDLKQKICEVAVKAASSIGYLGAGTVEFILGEDGAFYFLEMNTRLQVEHPVTESVTGFDLVEWQIRIAEGMSIEKLTAGKSPSQSGHAIEVRLYAEDPENEFLPSIGKVELARFPEIQNVRVDSGVVTGSEVSLYYDPMLAKLIGIGKTREEARKNLIAGLEETIVFGPITNLNYLKAILEHSEFVKGNTNTHFLEKHKIVWEESGEEKEALMRTASFLANRTVKTSSVWEAVGPNGVWGEIS from the coding sequence GTGATCAAAAGACTACTCATCGCAAATAGGGGAGAGATCTCCCTCCGTATCCAGAAGACCTGCAAAAGGTTGGGAATCGAGACCGTAGCCGTGTATTCCGACGCGGATAAAGATGCTCCATTCGTAAAAGCTGCAGACTTTTCGTTTTATTTAGGAGAGTCGGAACCTTCTAAATCTTATTTAGTAATTTCTAATATACTAAAGGCGATCAAGGAGACCGGAGCCGACGCGGTCCATCCGGGTTATGGTTTTTTGTCCGAAAAGGCTGAATTTGCAAGAGAACTATCTAAGGCAAAAATTTCTTTCTTAGGACCTAAGGCAGAAACTGTGGACTTAATGGGAGACAAGATTCGTTCTCGCGCGGCCATGGAAAAGGCAGGAGTTCCGGTTGTTCCCGGATACGAAGGGGATTCCCAAGAACATTCCATATTATTAAAAGAAGCCGAGAGGATCGGATTTCCGATCATGATCAAAGCAAGCGCAGGCGGTGGCGGAAAAGGTATGAAGCGTGTCTTTTCCAAAGAAGAATTTTTACCCGCATTAGAATCCGCCCAAAGAGAGGCAGGGAACGCTTTTGGGGATTCGAGAGTGTTCTTAGAAAAATACATCGTCAATCCTAGACATATAGAAGTCCAGGTATTCGGGGATACTTCCGGGAAAGTGATACATTTATTCGAAAGAGAATGTTCCATCCAGAGAAGACACCAGAAAGTAGTGGAGGAATCTCCCGCACCGAATCTGCCCTCCGATCTGAAACAAAAGATTTGTGAAGTTGCTGTTAAGGCCGCTTCTTCTATCGGTTATCTGGGTGCTGGAACGGTTGAGTTCATTTTGGGAGAAGACGGGGCATTCTACTTTTTGGAAATGAATACAAGACTCCAGGTAGAACATCCAGTGACCGAATCCGTCACCGGTTTCGATCTAGTCGAATGGCAGATCCGAATTGCGGAAGGAATGAGTATCGAAAAACTCACTGCAGGAAAATCCCCATCTCAGAGCGGACATGCGATCGAAGTCAGATTGTATGCGGAAGATCCTGAGAATGAGTTCCTACCTTCCATCGGAAAGGTAGAACTTGCCAGATTCCCCGAGATACAGAATGTCAGAGTCGATTCCGGAGTTGTTACCGGTTCCGAAGTTTCTCTCTATTACGATCCTATGTTAGCTAAATTGATCGGGATCGGAAAAACAAGAGAAGAGGCGCGTAAAAATCTGATCGCCGGGTTAGAGGAAACTATAGTATTCGGACCTATTACAAACCTGAATTATTTAAAGGCAATCTTGGAGCATTCCGAATTCGTAAAAGGAAACACCAATACTCATTTTTTAGAAAAACATAAAATAGTTTGGGAAGAATCCGGAGAAGAAAAAGAAGCGCTTATGAGAACTGCTTCTTTCCTTGCGAACCGTACTGTGAAAACTTCCTCCGTATGGGAAGCCGTCGGGCCGAACGGAGTTTGGGGAGAAATATCTTGA
- a CDS encoding 50S ribosomal protein L11 methyltransferase, with protein MKYKEIRVSIPKNFAEEFSAYLDEWQVAGYYEILFDREEPRKPGEEIISDNTPIRVYLAEDDIQSEAKIWIYLQTVAPEDSFAESRWIETKEYEEAYKEFYKPFSVGVFWVVPTWEKEDWEKNKKLERKDSVPVYINPGLAFGTGHHETTRLVLSRLGSIDLKGKKVADIGAGSGILSVAAAKLDASKIIAVDIDPNAVRSSAFNRDENGISPEVLVVEEGGFDHPQVSAEKFDLCVANITFAVLKANMEKIAGLHTDHFLFSGVITERKEEFLELLSSQVGGKLVYQDSWNGWELIEWTRKIP; from the coding sequence TTGAAATACAAAGAGATCAGAGTTTCCATTCCGAAAAATTTTGCGGAAGAGTTTTCCGCCTATTTGGACGAATGGCAGGTGGCAGGATATTACGAGATCCTATTCGATAGAGAAGAACCCAGAAAACCAGGAGAAGAGATCATCTCCGATAACACTCCTATCAGAGTCTATCTGGCGGAAGACGATATTCAGTCCGAGGCTAAAATTTGGATCTATCTACAAACAGTTGCCCCTGAAGATTCATTTGCAGAATCCAGATGGATAGAAACAAAAGAATACGAAGAAGCTTATAAAGAATTTTATAAACCTTTTTCCGTCGGAGTTTTCTGGGTAGTGCCAACCTGGGAAAAGGAAGATTGGGAAAAAAACAAAAAGTTGGAACGAAAGGATTCTGTTCCTGTTTATATCAATCCTGGACTTGCATTTGGAACAGGACATCATGAAACCACTCGTTTGGTTTTGTCCAGGCTCGGTTCCATAGATTTGAAAGGGAAGAAGGTCGCAGATATTGGCGCAGGTTCTGGGATCTTATCCGTGGCAGCGGCAAAATTAGACGCATCTAAAATTATCGCAGTGGATATAGATCCGAATGCAGTACGTTCTTCCGCATTTAATAGGGACGAGAACGGGATCTCTCCGGAAGTTTTAGTGGTGGAAGAGGGCGGATTCGATCATCCGCAGGTTTCTGCCGAAAAATTCGATCTATGCGTGGCAAATATCACATTCGCAGTCTTAAAAGCGAATATGGAAAAGATCGCCGGACTTCATACGGATCATTTTTTATTCAGCGGAGTGATTACCGAAAGAAAGGAAGAATTCTTGGAACTTCTATCTTCCCAAGTCGGGGGTAAACTCGTATACCAAGACTCCTGGAACGGCTGGGAATTGATCGAGTGGACCCGCAAAATTCCATAA
- the truA gene encoding tRNA pseudouridine(38-40) synthase TruA, with the protein MTEDPRNYALLIEFDGGCFFGYQSQKQSPTVQEEIEKALEVLLKKQTRIWGAGRTDTGVHARGMVVNFKTDSPIQNLSKFLLGMNALTDRGLAIHEITEVPLNFNSQFSCTAREYEYLLVNARFPRPIWKNRAFWYQHRIDVSRLREELELLKGEHDFRSLAKATSMRNRRSTTRVIYDASLLESEEEPGLLRLRIKANGFLHNMVRILTGTLFEIAIEKRKETNILKILSSKDRTIAGITLPPYGLYFLKAYYDSFPEIERMYQDRKEFGGVPR; encoded by the coding sequence ATGACAGAAGATCCTAGAAACTATGCCTTGCTGATCGAATTCGATGGTGGATGTTTTTTCGGATACCAAAGCCAAAAACAATCCCCAACAGTTCAGGAAGAAATAGAGAAAGCCTTAGAGGTACTTCTAAAAAAACAAACCCGGATCTGGGGCGCAGGAAGAACGGACACTGGTGTCCATGCAAGGGGAATGGTCGTAAATTTTAAGACGGATTCTCCGATCCAGAACCTGTCGAAGTTCCTACTCGGAATGAATGCACTCACCGACCGAGGTCTGGCTATTCATGAGATCACGGAAGTTCCGCTGAATTTTAACTCTCAATTTTCATGTACTGCAAGAGAATACGAATACCTTTTAGTTAACGCAAGGTTCCCTAGACCCATTTGGAAAAACAGAGCATTCTGGTACCAACATCGGATTGACGTTTCCCGCTTAAGAGAAGAACTGGAACTACTAAAGGGAGAGCACGACTTTAGAAGTCTGGCAAAAGCCACTTCGATGCGGAACCGCAGGAGCACGACTCGGGTCATCTATGATGCGAGCCTTTTAGAAAGTGAAGAAGAGCCCGGACTTCTTCGTTTACGGATCAAGGCAAACGGTTTCCTCCATAATATGGTCCGGATCCTAACCGGAACACTTTTTGAAATAGCGATAGAGAAGCGCAAAGAGACGAATATATTGAAAATACTTTCTTCCAAAGATAGAACGATAGCCGGGATCACCCTCCCTCCTTACGGATTGTATTTTCTAAAAGCGTACTACGATTCTTTTCCTGAGATAGAACGTATGTACCAAGACAGAAAAGAATTCGGTGGAGTTCCTAGATGA
- a CDS encoding PrsW family glutamic-type intramembrane protease — translation MNLEVILLAIASIFPWGFYIIYTQPDTGREKRFFFIIFFALLLGWISTELVLSASAWIWPETEIKAKVAKSILSQTAFLAFVKAGMMEESCKSVLIIALSLALAYDWKKKEFLPETFLVGGFVALGFAGIENYHYILTAKEDDRIHTFILRTLKSSNAHLLINLCFALCLIKSNKRQSGKYWYILSGFLLAVVQHGLFDFFVIPVGRFGHWAATALFVGIWVWIVKDRRVYMKEEEIYKIVKEKSSEEEVSIIPKEKPHRENPSRSVPEIIR, via the coding sequence ATGAATTTAGAAGTAATTCTTCTTGCGATCGCGAGTATTTTTCCTTGGGGATTTTATATCATCTACACCCAACCCGATACCGGCAGGGAAAAACGTTTCTTTTTTATAATATTCTTTGCATTACTTTTAGGTTGGATCTCCACAGAGTTAGTTCTGAGCGCAAGCGCTTGGATTTGGCCGGAGACTGAGATCAAAGCCAAGGTTGCAAAATCAATCCTTTCTCAGACTGCGTTTCTCGCATTTGTGAAAGCGGGAATGATGGAAGAATCATGTAAATCCGTCCTGATCATAGCATTGTCTCTCGCATTAGCCTATGATTGGAAAAAGAAGGAATTTCTTCCGGAAACCTTTTTAGTGGGTGGATTTGTTGCGTTAGGTTTTGCAGGAATAGAGAATTATCATTATATTCTTACCGCAAAGGAAGATGATAGGATTCATACTTTTATTTTAAGAACATTAAAATCTTCGAATGCACATTTACTCATCAATCTTTGTTTTGCGCTATGTCTGATCAAAAGTAATAAAAGACAGTCCGGAAAGTATTGGTATATTCTTTCCGGATTCCTACTTGCGGTGGTCCAACATGGACTATTCGACTTTTTTGTGATCCCAGTGGGAAGGTTCGGCCATTGGGCGGCGACAGCACTCTTCGTAGGTATCTGGGTTTGGATCGTGAAAGACAGAAGAGTGTATATGAAAGAAGAAGAAATTTATAAAATAGTAAAAGAAAAATCTTCCGAAGAAGAAGTTTCTATAATACCAAAAGAAAAACCTCACAGGGAAAATCCTTCCCGATCGGTTCCAGAGATAATCCGTTGA
- a CDS encoding DUF2225 domain-containing protein, producing MTATALAQGKKISFRNKEDTVCPICSEVHQRESMFQGGGRLIAGKLTQELRRLYEKNKKFGRVSPNDYVLNVCPRCLYTAFPKDWSGLDADELAKLRESAEIRRKNIESIMGPTDFYQERNLILGAASYLLAIECYQSRKVTVAPTPKKAVCAVRGAWYFDDVNTEFPGMGYDKIRDLLYQKAAGWYTETMEIMQSGSEPVDAASYLLGPDTDKNWGFDGVIYLSAYLTMKFKEELASDAASKLNLLIRAKRTLSRLYGSGKASKSKPSVIIDMAKELYDEYNKIIEEMGGEK from the coding sequence ATGACAGCAACTGCATTAGCCCAAGGCAAAAAAATCTCGTTTCGTAACAAAGAAGATACGGTCTGCCCTATCTGTAGCGAGGTCCACCAAAGGGAAAGTATGTTCCAAGGGGGAGGAAGGCTGATCGCAGGCAAACTCACCCAAGAATTACGTCGCTTATACGAAAAAAACAAAAAATTCGGCAGGGTTTCCCCGAACGATTACGTTCTAAATGTCTGCCCACGTTGTCTTTATACTGCATTTCCTAAAGATTGGTCCGGTCTAGATGCGGATGAACTAGCAAAACTACGAGAATCCGCAGAGATCCGACGTAAAAATATAGAGTCCATCATGGGACCTACTGATTTTTACCAGGAAAGAAATCTGATCTTAGGGGCCGCGTCTTATCTTTTAGCGATAGAATGTTACCAGTCCAGAAAAGTTACAGTAGCTCCTACACCTAAAAAAGCAGTCTGCGCTGTCCGAGGGGCCTGGTACTTTGATGATGTGAACACAGAGTTTCCGGGAATGGGTTACGACAAGATCCGGGACCTTCTCTACCAAAAAGCCGCAGGCTGGTACACAGAAACAATGGAAATCATGCAGTCTGGTTCCGAACCGGTGGATGCAGCATCTTACTTACTCGGACCGGATACTGACAAAAACTGGGGATTTGACGGAGTCATTTATCTTTCCGCTTATCTCACAATGAAGTTCAAGGAAGAACTCGCATCAGATGCCGCTTCTAAACTAAACCTTCTTATCCGAGCCAAAAGGACTCTTTCCAGATTGTACGGTTCCGGTAAGGCGTCCAAATCCAAACCTTCTGTCATTATCGATATGGCAAAAGAACTCTATGACGAATACAATAAGATCATAGAGGAGATGGGCGGAGAAAAATAA